Genomic segment of Deltaproteobacteria bacterium:
CCGTGAGGCTCGCCCACGAGCTCGTAGAGACGGCGGCCGGTATAGACCGGAATCCGCAGCCTGCATCCCTGGCCAGCATCGAAACGGGAGAGCACCGCAAGCAGGGCGCCGGCGGGGTCGAGGGCACCCTTGAGCTGGGCCGGGGCAACCGACGGCGGGTTCCCGCCCTTCCGACGTGGCTTGATGCGCACGACCCTCGGCGTTCCCTCGTTGAAGCCAAGCTCGACCAAGCGCTTCTTGCGCCACCGCTTGCTGCTGTAGCCTGCCCGGACCGGCACGATTTCCCCCGAAACGAACGCGCCGTGGGAATAGGCCGTCGTCTTGAGGCGCGTGAGAGCCTTGACCAGACCACTGGTCTTCAGGCGCAGCCGCACGGCATACGCCGACGCATCGAGGTCGTACGCCGCCGCATCCGGGTCATACGACGCAGCATCGAAGTCGACGCGGAGATCGAGATTGCCCGCACGGATGTCGGCGAAGTACGCGCGGTAGGAAAGCTGCAGCCGGCCTT
This window contains:
- a CDS encoding DUF3108 domain-containing protein — encoded protein: MGLSAAWRHARLISRCLCLTTLAGVLSLSTASAGEGRLQLSYRAYFADIRAGNLDLRVDFDAASYDPDAAAYDLDASAYAVRLRLKTSGLVKALTRLKTTAYSHGAFVSGEIVPVRAGYSSKRWRKKRLVELGFNEGTPRVVRIKPRRKGGNPPSVAPAQLKGALDPAGALLAVLSRFDAGQGCRLRIPVYTGRRLYELVGEPHGTGVGRLKASRYSPFAGATVNCRLRLERKAGFKPQSGKGRDRPHTDVRLHMARVFDETPPVPVRFAGETGYGSLVAYLHRAKLDAGGLKRELRLRPGRKRRR